A genomic segment from Chitinophagaceae bacterium encodes:
- a CDS encoding transposase, giving the protein MGTLTVPFEYQSGISIKGKHRVHKMANKNLKSLLHLCAISAIKYVQEIKDYFNRKVEEGKHKMSIINAIRNKLVLRAFAVVRNDKPFVENTCFTGE; this is encoded by the coding sequence TTGGGGACGCTTACAGTTCCATTTGAATACCAGAGCGGCATAAGCATCAAGGGCAAACACCGGGTGCATAAGATGGCAAACAAAAATTTAAAATCCTTGCTCCATCTGTGTGCCATATCAGCCATAAAATATGTGCAGGAAATAAAGGATTATTTTAACCGGAAAGTAGAAGAGGGTAAACATAAAATGAGCATCATCAATGCTATCAGAAATAAACTTGTATTAAGGGCATTTGCAGTAGTTAGGAATGATAAACCGTTTGTGGAAAACACCTGTTTCACCGGTGAATAA
- a CDS encoding AccI family restriction endonuclease, translating to MHPFERALSVATEDIELELRGVTEITWADFWLNPRKLRGSDFLMRWSQGVWSEKRLIDATNKTNQFYAIPYGPSGTAPTDDVRAFELYFERLEAAGLGNIKRPDLLVFKIEDKPFVDKFLASIGGEEELPFITEDKLQDLISKAIIAVECENSLWVAEKMPFYNIPMKPQKRLGGKMGLAKNAVLPTVIIKEEDRIPLSKWQEQNKIPIHVWHVFFDRAFGLSFDEAQRLVTDGLILPTEQIFQAPGGATTKKAIYKYYYHYAYPLGIAKERPNLIPAFIEDKNGHILPYVKFEGGSLEITPDAINLLKQL from the coding sequence ATGCACCCATTTGAAAGAGCCTTATCAGTTGCGACAGAGGACATAGAACTTGAATTAAGAGGGGTAACTGAGATTACTTGGGCTGACTTTTGGCTCAATCCGAGAAAATTAAGAGGCAGCGACTTCTTGATGCGATGGTCGCAAGGGGTTTGGAGTGAGAAGCGTTTAATTGATGCTACTAACAAGACCAATCAGTTTTATGCTATTCCTTATGGACCAAGCGGAACTGCACCGACAGATGATGTAAGAGCATTTGAACTTTACTTTGAAAGGTTAGAAGCCGCAGGACTTGGCAACATCAAACGCCCCGACCTTTTAGTTTTTAAGATTGAAGACAAACCATTCGTTGACAAATTTCTTGCAAGCATCGGAGGAGAAGAAGAACTTCCTTTCATCACAGAGGACAAACTTCAGGATTTAATTTCAAAAGCAATCATTGCCGTAGAGTGTGAGAATTCTCTTTGGGTAGCAGAGAAAATGCCGTTCTATAATATTCCAATGAAGCCACAAAAGCGGCTTGGAGGAAAAATGGGACTTGCAAAAAATGCTGTTCTGCCGACAGTAATTATAAAAGAAGAAGATAGAATTCCTTTAAGCAAATGGCAAGAGCAAAACAAAATTCCAATTCATGTTTGGCATGTTTTCTTTGACCGAGCATTTGGACTTTCATTTGATGAAGCACAGCGATTAGTTACTGACGGTTTAATACTTCCGACCGAACAAATTTTTCAAGCACCAGGCGGTGCAACCACTAAGAAAGCGATTTACAAATATTATTATCACTACGCCTATCCTCTCGGCATTGCGAAGGAAAGACCAAATTTAATTCCTGCATTCATAGAGGATAAGAATGGACACATTTTGCCTTATGTAAAATTTGAAGGCGGTTCGCTTGAGATTACTCCTGATGCAATAAATCTTTTAAAACAACTCTGA
- a CDS encoding T9SS type A sorting domain-containing protein codes for MGTLTNVLCPAGNGWQNERNSVALIVSGINEICTGTLVMNTCGNNIPYLLTANHCLNSSVSNWVFQFQTWSTDCNTNIGWREDVQFNGCQLRANNEATDFALVELNQTPLVNSGLTYSGWTRDPNPAITTTGIHHPSGDLMKICHDFQSPVSVSWFGGASNHWRAIFDQGIVQHGSSGSTLYDENHRIIGQLHGNQNNICNIGDNNCFCNIQIPSIGEYGRFDISWTGGGTNSTRLSNWLDPGNTGATTTNTTNINQLTQAIGTLTISGNPTICSGTATFTLNNNGTAYTGNVSWSSSNPGIASITASGNPATLTKTGNGQVTITATISQCGSTFVKTLALVAGAPIIGANSPLLKPWTGNSSSYNDVCNYQNTYTNMPVTGASSVTWSRIAASPSNTNWSQVGNNLNFYFWAVGQTAVFRIVAANSCGSASYDFGFRSISCGGGGGGCRQYIVSPNPAKDALKLEVPNIPPPCDYRNGQAKNKNLKQPLIRAIKLYDLVGNVKLYQKTKGVKQATLNISGLLPGTYFIEISDKDYKEKQQVIIQ; via the coding sequence TTGGGGACGCTTACAAATGTACTTTGTCCCGCTGGTAATGGATGGCAAAATGAGAGAAATTCAGTTGCCCTGATTGTTTCTGGAATCAATGAAATTTGTACAGGAACCTTAGTAATGAATACTTGCGGTAACAACATTCCTTATTTACTTACCGCAAACCATTGTTTAAATTCCAGCGTTTCAAATTGGGTTTTTCAATTTCAAACATGGAGTACTGATTGTAACACCAATATTGGATGGAGGGAAGATGTTCAATTTAATGGTTGCCAACTTCGGGCAAACAATGAAGCGACTGATTTTGCCCTTGTGGAATTAAATCAAACTCCACTTGTTAATTCCGGTTTGACCTATTCTGGTTGGACGAGGGACCCAAACCCTGCAATTACAACTACAGGTATACATCATCCAAGTGGGGATTTAATGAAAATTTGTCATGACTTTCAATCTCCGGTATCAGTTTCTTGGTTTGGTGGAGCAAGTAACCACTGGAGAGCAATTTTTGACCAAGGAATTGTTCAACATGGCTCTTCAGGCTCCACTTTGTATGACGAAAATCATCGTATAATAGGTCAATTACATGGAAATCAAAACAACATTTGTAACATCGGAGACAATAATTGTTTCTGTAATATACAAATTCCTTCTATTGGAGAATATGGTAGATTCGACATATCATGGACCGGTGGCGGTACAAACTCAACCCGGTTAAGCAACTGGCTCGACCCTGGCAATACAGGAGCAACAACAACCAATACAACCAATATTAACCAGCTTACACAGGCTATTGGTACACTTACCATTTCCGGCAACCCCACGATTTGTTCCGGTACGGCTACTTTTACTTTAAACAATAACGGAACCGCTTATACAGGTAATGTTAGCTGGTCCTCATCTAATCCAGGTATAGCATCTATTACTGCAAGCGGCAACCCTGCAACATTAACCAAAACCGGCAATGGCCAGGTTACCATTACCGCAACAATATCTCAATGTGGCTCCACATTTGTAAAAACCCTTGCCCTTGTTGCAGGCGCACCAATTATTGGCGCCAATAGCCCACTTTTAAAACCATGGACAGGCAACAGCTCCAGCTACAATGATGTATGCAATTATCAAAACACGTATACCAATATGCCCGTAACCGGCGCCAGTTCGGTAACCTGGAGCCGGATAGCTGCTTCGCCATCCAATACCAATTGGAGCCAGGTGGGCAACAACCTTAATTTTTATTTTTGGGCCGTGGGTCAAACTGCCGTATTTAGAATAGTGGCGGCAAATAGCTGCGGAAGCGCCAGTTACGATTTTGGCTTTAGGTCTATCAGTTGCGGCGGTGGTGGCGGCGGTTGCAGGCAATATATCGTTTCGCCCAATCCTGCAAAAGATGCTTTAAAACTTGAAGTGCCCAACATACCTCCTCCATGCGATTATCGCAATGGCCAGGCAAAAAATAAAAATTTAAAACAACCATTAATAAGAGCAATAAAACTATACGACTTAGTGGGCAATGTAAAACTATACCAAAAAACAAAAGGCGTTAAACAGGCAACGCTCAATATTAGTGGCCTGCTGCCCGGCACTTATTTTATAGAAATTTCCGACAAAGATTATAAAGAAAAGCAGCAGGTAATTATTCAATAG
- a CDS encoding TetR/AcrR family transcriptional regulator, producing MKQFTGRQIEIMEAATDRISKYGIQNLTIKTLATDIGLSEPALYRHFSSKNEILLSLLEYFKAEMKSRINGISHKPDATAGDVLRAIFNSQLQAFTNKPAIVSVIFAESIFHFDAALSIKVSEIMDLMQEYVCSNIKKGQETGQYSKLINVPILTTIIIGGIRMTVLKWKISGHKSNLVKDGKAVLEGILKMIEKNN from the coding sequence ATGAAACAGTTTACAGGCAGACAAATTGAAATAATGGAAGCCGCAACAGATAGAATTTCCAAATATGGCATTCAGAACCTGACGATAAAGACGCTTGCGACGGATATTGGATTGTCTGAACCTGCCTTATATCGTCATTTTAGCAGCAAAAATGAAATTCTGCTGAGTTTATTGGAATACTTCAAGGCAGAAATGAAAAGTCGCATCAATGGAATTTCACATAAACCGGATGCTACAGCCGGGGATGTATTAAGAGCCATTTTCAATTCTCAATTACAAGCATTTACCAATAAACCGGCAATTGTCAGTGTAATTTTTGCTGAAAGTATTTTTCATTTTGATGCGGCGTTGAGTATTAAAGTTTCTGAAATAATGGATTTGATGCAGGAATACGTTTGTTCCAATATTAAAAAAGGCCAGGAAACGGGACAATACAGTAAACTGATAAATGTCCCTATCCTAACAACAATTATCATTGGTGGAATTCGGATGACTGTTTTGAAATGGAAGATTTCAGGGCATAAGTCTAATCTTGTGAAAGATGGAAAAGCAGTTTTAGAAGGTATTTTAAAAATGATTGAAAAAAACAATTAA
- a CDS encoding DUF1211 domain-containing protein — protein MKTGRLEAFSDGVLAIIITIMVLELSVPEVSSFDALKPLIPKFISYLLSFIYVGIYWNNHHHLFQATEKVNGAILWANLSLLFMLSLIPFTTAWMGENHFAQNPVALYGINLLLCAVAYAFLMKAILKNEGKDSKIGTAVVNTKKENLSIILYLAGIIISFFTPIISVGILFIVAIIWIVPDTRIEKNLKP, from the coding sequence ATGAAAACAGGAAGATTGGAAGCATTTAGCGATGGCGTTTTGGCCATCATCATCACCATAATGGTATTGGAACTATCCGTACCGGAAGTTTCAAGCTTTGATGCGTTAAAACCTTTGATTCCAAAGTTCATCTCTTACCTACTTAGTTTTATTTATGTCGGCATCTATTGGAATAATCACCATCATTTATTTCAGGCAACGGAAAAAGTGAACGGAGCTATTTTGTGGGCAAATTTAAGTCTGTTGTTTATGCTATCCCTCATCCCGTTTACAACCGCTTGGATGGGAGAAAACCATTTTGCCCAAAACCCGGTAGCCCTCTATGGAATTAATCTTTTATTGTGTGCCGTGGCTTATGCCTTTTTAATGAAAGCCATTTTAAAAAACGAGGGAAAAGATTCGAAAATTGGCACAGCCGTTGTAAATACAAAAAAGGAGAATCTTTCCATAATTTTATACCTTGCAGGAATCATCATTTCATTTTTTACACCCATCATCAGCGTGGGAATTTTATTCATAGTAGCTATAATTTGGATAGTCCCGGACACAAGAATTGAGAAAAATTTAAAACCTTAA
- a CDS encoding DUF4263 domain-containing protein: MDYINELYQQHLKKHKSHESKWQTFFEDNFNIINPSYKYVIREVDTIIEQIDEEAKSRPIDFIAIDIYNNIELIELKTPSADIISKRKDRNNYCLTHNCTKACTQLEKYLIKIESNKLEVAKLITEKVSKKYGIKKSDLNIFITKPKAKLIIGMIEPLLPNFSRHQDFQLQRHSFKNIEIVTFDEIFNSLDEINKELKRKITRRRSALA, encoded by the coding sequence TTGGATTATATAAATGAACTTTATCAACAACATCTCAAAAAGCACAAGTCACATGAATCAAAGTGGCAAACATTTTTTGAAGACAATTTCAACATTATTAATCCAAGTTACAAATATGTAATTAGAGAGGTTGATACAATCATTGAACAAATTGACGAAGAAGCTAAAAGCAGACCTATTGATTTTATTGCTATTGATATATACAACAATATTGAGTTGATTGAATTGAAAACTCCAAGTGCGGACATAATTTCAAAGCGAAAAGACCGTAACAATTACTGTTTAACTCATAATTGCACTAAGGCATGTACCCAACTGGAAAAATATCTGATTAAGATTGAAAGCAACAAATTAGAAGTTGCAAAATTAATTACTGAGAAAGTTTCTAAAAAATATGGAATAAAGAAGTCTGATTTAAATATTTTCATAACTAAGCCAAAAGCAAAGCTAATTATCGGAATGATTGAACCTTTGTTACCCAATTTCTCTAGGCATCAGGATTTTCAGTTACAAAGACATAGTTTTAAAAATATTGAGATAGTAACATTTGACGAAATATTTAATAGCTTGGACGAAATCAACAAAGAATTGAAAAGAAAAATCACTCGCCGACGAAGTGCATTAGCCTAA
- a CDS encoding VOC family protein, translated as MKNKMTHFAIHIDDMERAKIFYDKVFDWGFNSYGQSDFFQIKADKTENGELIGALQSRRYSPIPDKIIGLECTIGVESIDQTIEKVKRNNGQVLMPKTAIPYVGYIAKFLDTEGNLICAMQYDNSAG; from the coding sequence ATGAAAAATAAAATGACACATTTTGCTATTCATATTGATGATATGGAACGGGCAAAAATATTTTATGACAAAGTATTTGATTGGGGCTTCAATTCTTACGGACAATCCGACTTTTTTCAAATCAAAGCCGACAAAACCGAAAATGGAGAATTAATTGGAGCTTTACAATCAAGGAGATATTCCCCAATTCCTGACAAAATAATCGGATTGGAATGTACCATTGGTGTTGAAAGTATTGACCAAACAATTGAAAAAGTAAAAAGAAATAACGGGCAAGTTTTAATGCCAAAGACTGCTATTCCTTATGTTGGTTACATTGCAAAGTTTTTGGACACGGAAGGAAACCTGATTTGTGCAATGCAATACGATAATTCAGCAGGATGA
- a CDS encoding N-6 DNA methylase: protein MGKVKSHQKLPTEWNEREILRDKGQFWTPSWVADAMVAYVSQNTDLVFDPATGRGAFYEALLKLNKPKVSFFGTDVDIEVLEDEIYNHKNCFVEKRDFIKNPPQRKFKAIVANPPYIRHHRIDDETKILLKQLSASITGDTIDGRAGYHIYFLIQALNLLEQDGKLAFIMPADTCEGKFAKNLWKWISEKFCVEGVITFDEMATPFPNVDTNAMVFLIKNSKPTKTLHWVKSNQAYSTDLFNFISSNFKKQNYKTIEVIDRQLKEGIATGFSRPEQTHNGFKFHLNDFANVMRGIATGSNEFFFLTAQQVKEIGIPKEFLKRAVGRTKDATESVLTLKDVEALEKENRPTFLLSINGQENYPKSIKDYLKVGEEMGLPTRSLIQQRKPWYKMEKRQVPPLLFAYLGRRNTRFIKNEAGVLPLTGFLCVYPIYDDKEYIDNLWKALNHPDTLENLKLVGKSYGSGAIKVEPGNLNKLPIPEHIVSQFNLKRPYKDADGQLEIFREPKVKYITDKKKNGR, encoded by the coding sequence ATGGGAAAAGTAAAATCACATCAGAAGTTGCCGACTGAATGGAACGAAAGAGAAATCCTTCGTGACAAAGGACAGTTTTGGACACCAAGTTGGGTTGCTGATGCAATGGTTGCTTATGTCTCTCAAAACACTGATTTAGTTTTTGACCCAGCAACGGGCAGAGGAGCATTTTACGAAGCATTATTGAAACTCAACAAACCAAAAGTTTCTTTTTTCGGAACTGATGTTGACATAGAGGTTTTAGAAGATGAAATTTACAATCACAAAAATTGTTTTGTTGAGAAAAGAGATTTTATAAAAAATCCACCTCAAAGAAAATTCAAAGCGATAGTTGCTAACCCACCATACATTAGGCATCACCGTATTGATGATGAAACAAAAATTTTACTCAAACAACTTTCTGCAAGCATCACAGGTGATACTATTGACGGCAGAGCAGGTTATCACATTTACTTTCTCATACAGGCACTGAACCTTTTAGAGCAAGACGGCAAACTTGCTTTCATCATGCCAGCAGACACATGCGAAGGAAAGTTTGCAAAGAATTTATGGAAATGGATTTCAGAAAAATTTTGCGTTGAAGGTGTAATTACATTTGATGAAATGGCTACGCCATTTCCAAATGTTGATACCAACGCAATGGTTTTCTTAATCAAAAATTCCAAGCCAACTAAAACTCTTCATTGGGTAAAATCTAACCAAGCATATTCAACAGACCTTTTCAATTTCATTTCTTCCAACTTCAAAAAACAGAATTATAAAACCATTGAGGTAATTGACCGACAACTCAAAGAAGGAATTGCAACAGGTTTTTCAAGACCCGAACAAACTCATAATGGCTTTAAATTTCATTTGAATGACTTTGCCAATGTTATGAGAGGCATTGCAACAGGTTCAAATGAATTTTTCTTTTTGACAGCTCAACAGGTTAAAGAGATTGGTATTCCTAAAGAATTTCTAAAACGAGCAGTTGGTAGAACAAAAGATGCAACAGAAAGTGTTTTGACTTTGAAAGACGTTGAAGCATTAGAAAAAGAAAACCGCCCTACATTTTTACTATCAATAAACGGACAAGAGAATTATCCAAAATCAATAAAGGATTATTTGAAAGTTGGTGAAGAAATGGGATTACCAACACGTTCGCTTATTCAGCAGCGGAAACCTTGGTATAAAATGGAGAAGCGACAAGTCCCTCCTTTGCTGTTTGCATACCTTGGCAGACGAAATACTCGGTTCATAAAAAATGAAGCAGGTGTATTACCATTGACAGGTTTTCTTTGCGTTTATCCGATTTATGACGACAAAGAATACATAGACAATCTTTGGAAAGCATTAAATCATCCTGACACTTTAGAAAACCTGAAACTCGTTGGTAAAAGTTATGGTTCGGGAGCAATTAAAGTTGAGCCGGGCAACCTAAACAAACTTCCAATTCCTGAGCACATCGTTAGCCAGTTTAATCTCAAACGGCCCTATAAAGACGCTGACGGACAACTCGAAATTTTCAGAGAACCTAAAGTGAAATACATTACGGACAAAAAGAAAAACGGCAGGTAA
- a CDS encoding 2'-5' RNA ligase family protein: MNNIRRQLTLFVEETEAKQIEAIRDKYNPLQKKLIKCHVTICRENEIQDLDKVIENLENLEQPPFNIQFGLPTLFNNGKGILLPSIGDNLEFNVLRKMILSGTQNNLQVQIPHITLMHPRNSSCSNLDFETIKTMPLPSKFNFKTISLIEQIDGEQWQIIKTFKLKNRVAMIHDVVI; encoded by the coding sequence ATGAATAATATTCGCAGACAATTGACATTATTTGTTGAGGAGACAGAAGCCAAACAAATAGAAGCAATCCGAGATAAGTACAATCCTTTGCAAAAAAAGCTTATCAAGTGTCACGTTACAATTTGCAGGGAAAATGAAATACAGGATTTGGATAAAGTGATTGAAAATTTAGAAAATTTAGAACAGCCACCATTTAATATTCAATTTGGGCTACCAACGCTATTTAACAATGGAAAAGGTATCTTGCTACCGTCAATAGGGGACAATTTAGAATTTAATGTTTTAAGAAAAATGATTTTGAGTGGAACGCAAAATAACTTACAAGTACAAATTCCACACATTACTTTAATGCACCCAAGAAATTCAAGCTGCTCTAATTTGGATTTTGAAACGATAAAAACCATGCCATTGCCTTCAAAGTTTAACTTTAAGACTATTTCATTGATTGAGCAAATTGACGGAGAGCAATGGCAAATAATCAAAACTTTCAAACTCAAAAACAGAGTAGCTATGATACACGATGTAGTAATTTAA
- a CDS encoding cytochrome b/b6 domain-containing protein, with the protein MNTQIKFTASHRILHWVMALAMPILFITGFLRMYWMNKNHISGIIESKTSAIPKEQMSEITKAIREPMWVWHEVFAKVMIFAFIARIIYMLVKGIRFPNPFKTNQVLKERLQGFTYIYFYLFVFISAFTGVCIEKDLLSAYHDNIEAIHKWGIYWFPIFIVLHLVGIAVAEFSNKKGITSKMIGGD; encoded by the coding sequence ATGAACACACAAATTAAATTCACAGCCTCTCACCGAATACTGCATTGGGTAATGGCCCTGGCAATGCCCATTTTATTCATCACGGGTTTTCTCCGTATGTATTGGATGAATAAAAATCATATTTCTGGGATAATTGAAAGTAAAACAAGTGCAATACCCAAAGAACAAATGAGTGAAATTACAAAAGCAATTCGTGAGCCCATGTGGGTATGGCACGAAGTATTTGCCAAAGTGATGATTTTTGCATTTATCGCCCGTATCATTTACATGCTGGTAAAAGGTATCCGTTTCCCTAATCCATTTAAAACAAATCAAGTTCTTAAAGAACGCTTACAAGGGTTTACATACATCTATTTTTATCTTTTCGTTTTCATTTCTGCTTTTACAGGTGTTTGTATAGAAAAAGATTTGCTTTCTGCTTACCACGACAACATTGAAGCCATTCATAAATGGGGAATTTATTGGTTCCCTATTTTTATAGTTCTTCATTTGGTTGGGATAGCTGTAGCTGAGTTTTCTAATAAAAAAGGAATTACATCAAAAATGATAGGAGGAGATTAG
- a CDS encoding pirin family protein — MKTKTVELVASPREPHFVGDGFRVHNFIPSGYRMDMQRMDPFIMLDYNSTYNFPPSDKPKGVGVHPHKGFETVTIAYKGKVQHHDSSGGGGIIDRGDIQWMTAASGVLHKEYHEEEWSKKGGDFQMVQLWVNLPKKDKTSAPKYQAIKYADIKRYELENKAGVIEVIAGEYKGTKGSASTFTPIHMFNSKLNKGGKATFEFPANYNTALLVLEGNIKVNGMEETPTDHLALMANDGETFEIEATDDAVVLVLSGEPINEPIAAHGPFVMNTKQELIEAFNDFNNGKFGYLED; from the coding sequence ATGAAAACAAAAACAGTAGAATTAGTAGCAAGCCCAAGAGAGCCCCATTTTGTTGGAGATGGTTTTCGAGTGCACAATTTTATCCCAAGCGGATATAGAATGGATATGCAGCGTATGGATCCTTTTATTATGTTGGACTATAATTCAACTTATAACTTTCCACCATCGGACAAACCAAAAGGCGTAGGCGTTCATCCGCACAAAGGCTTTGAAACCGTAACTATTGCATACAAGGGCAAGGTGCAACACCACGACAGCAGCGGTGGCGGTGGAATTATTGATAGGGGCGATATTCAATGGATGACAGCTGCAAGTGGTGTGCTTCACAAAGAATACCATGAAGAAGAATGGAGCAAAAAAGGGGGCGATTTTCAAATGGTGCAACTTTGGGTCAACTTGCCCAAAAAAGACAAAACGAGCGCACCAAAGTATCAAGCCATAAAATATGCTGATATCAAACGCTATGAATTGGAAAACAAAGCCGGTGTTATTGAAGTGATTGCTGGCGAATACAAAGGAACCAAAGGTTCGGCCTCAACTTTCACGCCAATACATATGTTCAACTCCAAATTAAACAAAGGCGGCAAAGCAACTTTTGAGTTTCCTGCCAACTACAACACGGCTTTACTTGTTTTGGAAGGGAATATTAAAGTCAATGGTATGGAAGAAACGCCAACAGACCATTTGGCACTTATGGCAAATGATGGAGAAACTTTTGAAATCGAAGCAACCGATGATGCCGTTGTTTTGGTATTGAGTGGCGAACCCATCAATGAACCTATTGCCGCACACGGTCCTTTTGTAATGAACACCAAACAAGAGTTGATTGAAGCCTTCAATGATTTCAACAACGGAAAATTTGGTTATTTAGAAGATTAA
- a CDS encoding (4Fe-4S)-binding protein, whose product MKTKEYSNGEITILWKPEKCIHSGICAKTLPKVYNPKERPWIKPENATTKEIIEQVAQCPSGALSIKKD is encoded by the coding sequence ATGAAAACGAAAGAATATTCTAACGGAGAAATTACCATTTTATGGAAACCCGAAAAGTGTATCCATTCCGGTATTTGCGCAAAAACATTGCCCAAAGTCTATAACCCCAAAGAACGACCTTGGATAAAACCCGAAAATGCCACTACCAAAGAAATAATCGAACAAGTCGCCCAGTGTCCATCAGGAGCATTGAGCATCAAAAAAGACTAA
- the vsr gene encoding DNA mismatch endonuclease Vsr has protein sequence MADTFTKEQRSQIMRQVKSNRNKSTELKLIQFFKDNSIKGWRRSYNLFGRPDFVFPLAKKVVFVDGCFWHGHNCRNTKPKDNKEYWLQKISRNKKRDRTVNKTLTSNGWTVIRIWECQLKNEKTLRNKLTNKSA, from the coding sequence ATGGCTGACACTTTCACAAAAGAACAGAGAAGCCAAATAATGCGACAAGTAAAAAGTAATCGCAACAAATCAACGGAACTAAAGCTCATTCAATTCTTCAAAGACAATTCAATTAAAGGCTGGCGTAGGAGTTACAATTTATTTGGCAGACCTGATTTTGTTTTCCCATTGGCAAAGAAAGTAGTTTTTGTTGACGGCTGTTTTTGGCATGGACACAACTGTCGCAACACAAAACCCAAAGACAATAAAGAATACTGGCTACAAAAGATTTCCCGTAACAAAAAACGAGACCGAACCGTTAATAAAACACTTACATCAAATGGGTGGACAGTAATTCGCATTTGGGAATGTCAACTGAAAAATGAAAAGACATTGAGAAACAAGCTGACGAACAAAAGCGCATAA
- a CDS encoding DUF4386 domain-containing protein encodes MNRVLSMITGYSLILMAILAGFSYGYVFTKFYKPNSPDLVQADFLGNQELYMWMVIGFICIVLLDFLISWTIFKLFKKENPQLAFITSLLRFLYTVIFFRAIIFLKNNIELSNKHGLEINQNFEYFLYTWSIGLILFGIHLILLALILKKHQYIPKFIWYLMLIAGISYLATNSMKIFVPGKYDTANLLENILAIPMVLGELCFAFWIVFKGKMTIKTLTK; translated from the coding sequence ATGAACAGAGTATTATCAATGATAACCGGCTATTCACTCATATTGATGGCAATATTAGCCGGGTTTTCGTATGGATATGTTTTTACGAAATTTTACAAGCCCAATTCACCAGATCTTGTACAAGCTGACTTTTTGGGAAATCAAGAACTATATATGTGGATGGTAATTGGTTTCATCTGTATTGTTTTACTTGATTTTTTGATATCGTGGACAATTTTTAAATTGTTCAAGAAGGAAAACCCACAACTTGCATTTATAACATCCTTACTAAGATTTCTCTATACCGTTATATTTTTCAGAGCCATCATTTTTTTGAAAAATAATATTGAACTGTCAAACAAACATGGCCTGGAGATAAATCAAAATTTTGAGTACTTTTTATACACCTGGTCAATAGGATTAATATTATTTGGAATTCACTTAATTCTATTGGCATTAATATTGAAAAAACATCAGTATATACCCAAATTTATTTGGTATCTGATGTTAATAGCTGGAATTTCTTATTTGGCAACCAATTCAATGAAAATATTTGTTCCTGGAAAGTATGATACCGCTAATCTATTAGAAAACATACTAGCCATACCAATGGTTTTGGGTGAACTATGTTTTGCATTTTGGATAGTATTTAAAGGAAAAATGACAATAAAAACTCTTACAAAGTAG